Proteins encoded together in one Carassius auratus strain Wakin chromosome 32, ASM336829v1, whole genome shotgun sequence window:
- the LOC113051428 gene encoding low-density lipoprotein receptor-related protein 3-like yields the protein MMVMMENIGAIRLYLMKCICLRWAWVCVAACGGKVELHTERRGVIYSPSWPLNYPPGVNCSWNIQGSRGDVITISFHSFYVEDTGDCRGDWLLLGPTWKAEDRFCGSLLPPPFISSRGQVWVYFHSQANSSGQTQGFRLSYIRGRLGQSSCENDEYLCGNGKCVPRSWRCNGLDECGDNTDERSCAAPPTSARVSLCPPGTVQCSDIQSTRCLPVYLRCNGARDCPDGSDEAHCPDTSCGKHLVNFYGTFASPDFFRPNRSAGTVLHCTWFLDTQDPKPLVLQVDLQLGVGDSVRVYDGLGERAEHLLQSLSHHNNHRRALLESSQGQMSIFYHAKPHSPGHGFNATYQVKGYCFPGEHPCGTDEGCFSELQRCDGYWHCPGGRDEEDCPLCQPGEYPCEGGSGACYSASERCNNQKKCPDGSDEKNCFDCQPGNFHCGTNLCIFETWHCDGQEDCLDGSDERDCLASVPRKVITAALIGSLVCGLLLVIALGCAFKLYSLRTREYRAFETQMTRLEAEFVQREAPPSYGQLISQGLIPPVDDFPVYNPTQASVLQNLRSAMRRQIRRHSSRRSSSRRRVGRLWNRLFHRGSRVRGQIPLLTPPGHTHTNTHPDLSLHSYNTTDDGIEESRESTGQTPPSCSTVALGLALQAHTEAFCLPDRQSLTSPLSLPSPTSPRSTSDTLEDEDDEDDRGSEWVRMKSKHKDDDSPPGPPDSPKRSTSRSRSSRRLVQELAAELRGVSLLRYTSVGISPLSSPESPSSSSGQSEEQRSFPTFGKPQMDARTDAHGHARKSSETEEVPGDCDRLCRLTTSEEEDDEILLVH from the exons CTGCCTGTGGTGGTAAAGTGGAGTTACACACCGAGAGGAGAGGAGTGATCTACAGCCCATCATGGCCTCTCAACTACCCGCCTGGAGTGAACTGCAGCTGGAATATACAGGGAAGCCGCGGAGATGTGATCACAATCAG ttttcacagcttttatgtgGAGGACACGGGGGACTGCAGGGGCGACTGGCTGCTGCTCGGCCCCACATGGAAAGCTGAGGATCGGTTCTGTGGCTCTCTGCTTCCTCCTCCCTTCATCTCCTCAAGAGGACAGGTCTGGGTCTACTTCCACTCTCAGGCTAACAGCTCTGGACAGACACAAGGCTTCAGACTATCTTACATACGAG GTCGACTGGGTCAGAGTAGTTGTGAAAACGATGAATATTTATGTGGAAATGGTAAGTGCGTTCCCCGTTCCTGGCGCTGTAATGGATTGGACGAGTGTGGAGACAATACAGACGAGAGGAGCTGTGCTGCCCCGCCAACATCTGCTCGGGTCAGTCTGTGTCCGCCTGGGACGGTGCAGTGCTCTGATATCCAATCTACCCGCTGTCTGCCGGTGTATCTGCGCTGTAATGGAGCCCGGGACTGTCCTGACGGATCCGATGAGGCCCACTGTCCCGACACGTCTTGTGGAAAACACTTAGTCAACTTCTATGGGACATTTGCCTCCCCTGATTTTTTCCGTCCAAACAGGAGCGCTGGCACAGTTCTTCACTGCACATGGTTCCTAGACACACAA GACCCAAAGCCGTTGGTGCTGCAGGTGGATCTACAGCTGGGTGTGGGAGACTCTGTCCGTGTTTACGATGGATTGGGAGAGCGTGCCGAACATCTTCTGCAGAGTCTCTCTCACCATAATAACCACAGACGAGCCCTTCTGGAGTCGTCCCAGGGACAGATGAGCATCTTCTACCACGCCAAACCACACAGCCCTGGACACGGATTCAACGCCACCTACCAG GTTAAAGGGTACTGCTTTCCAGGTGAACATCCATGTGGCACAGACGAGGGCTGTTTCTCAGAGCTGCAGCGCTGTGATGGCTACTGGCACTGCCCCGGTGGGCGAGATGAGGAGGACTGTCCGCTGTGTCAGCCAGGAGAGTATCCCTGCGAGGGTGGCAGCGGAGCATGTTACTCGGCTTCTGAGAGGTGTAACAACCAGAAGAAGTGCCCCGACGGCTCAGATGAGAAAAACTGCTTTGATTGCCAGCCTGGAAATTTCCACTGTGGAACCAACCTGTGCATCTTTGAGACATGGCACTGCGATGGGCAGGAGGACTGTCTCGACGGCAGCGATGAGAGAGACTGTCTTGCATCCGTGCCCAGGAAGGTGATCACAGCGGCTCTGATCGGCAGCTTGGTCTGTGGGCTGCTGCTGGTCATCGCACTGGGTTGTGCCTTTAAACTCTACTCGCTCAGGACAAGAGAGTACAG AGCTTTTGAAACCCAGATGACCCGACTAGAGGCGGAGTTTGTTCAGAGGGAGGCTCCACCCTCCTATGGTCAGCTGATATCTCAAGGTCTCATTCCTCCAGTGGATGACTTCCCAGTGTACAACCCAACACAG gcttcTGTTCTGCAGAACCTCCGTTCAGCTATGCGAAGGCAGATTCGTCGTCACTCTTCTCGTCGTTCCTCGTCACGGCGGCGAGTTGGTCGTCTGTGGAATCGCCTGTTCCACCGTGGCTCTCGGGTCCGGGGTCAGATACCTCTCCTCACGCCTCCAGgccacacgcacacaaacacacaccccgATCTGAGCCTCCACAGCTACAACACGACGGACGATGGCATCGAGGAGTCACGCGAGAGTACGGGACAGACTCCGCCGTCCTGTTCGACGGTGGCGCTGGGACTGGCCCTGCAGGCTCACACCGAAGCCTTCTGCCTTCCTGACAGACAGTCTCTGACCTCTCCCCTCTCTCTGCCCTCCCCTACCTCACCCCGCTCCACCTCCGACACTCTGGAGGacgaagatgatgaagatgacagAGGTTCAGAGTGGGTGAGAATGAAATCCAAACATAAAGATGACGACAGTCCTCCTGGACCCCCCGATAGCCCCAAACGCAGCACAAGCCGGTCGAGATCCTCCAGACGGCTGGTGCAGGAGCTGGCTGCAGAGCTCCGAGGAGTCTCTCTCCTGCGCTACACCTCTGTGGGCATCTCGCCGCTTTCCTCCCCTGAGTCACCGTCGTCCTCCAGCGGTCAGTCTGAGGAGCAGAGAAGCTTTCCTACATTCGGAAAACCACAAATGGACGCACGCACAGATGCTCACGGACACGCCAGGAAATCTTCAGAAACAGAAGAGGTTCCTGGTGACTGTGACAGGCTTTGCAGACTCACAACTAGCGAGGAAGAGGACGATGAGATTCTGTTAGTGCACTGA